The segment TAGGCATCAACCACAATGGAGACCTTAACTTGGCCAAAAAGCTTATCGATGTGGCCGCATCCGCCGGGTGTGATGCTGTCAAATTCCAGAAACGAACTATCGAGGCCGTGTATTCCCAAGAAGAACTGGATAAACCGGTGGAATCCCCGTTCGGCAGCACTTACCGGGTGCTCAAGGAAGGGCTGGAGTTCGGGCTTGACGAGTATCGGGAAATAGATAGTTACTGTCAGGAGCTAGGTATCATGTGGTTTGCCTCCTGCTGGGACAAGTCTTCGGTGGACTTCATGGACAGGTTTAACCCGCCCTGCTATAAAATCGCCTCACCAAGCCTGACCAACGATGACCTCTTACGCCATATTCGCAGCAAAGGCAAACCCGTCATCCTGTCTACCGGTATGAGCACCTTCCAGCAGATAAATCATGCCGTTGATATACTGGGCACCGAAGATTTAGTAATAATGCACTGCACCAGTTCCTACCCGAGTCCCCCGGAAGAGCTAAACTTGCGCGTTATCCAGACCCTCAGCCAGCGTTACTCCTGCCCCGTGGGCTATTCCGGGCATGAGGTGGGTATCAGCACCACGATTGCCGCCGCCGTACTCGGCGCCAAAATTGTAGAACGGCATATCACTCTTGATCGTGCTATGTGGGGCAGTGACCAGGCCGCTTCCATGGAACCGCAGGGTATTCAGAGGGTGGTCACATATGTACGCACTATTGAGAAAGCCATGGGAGATGGAATCAAGGTTGTCTATCCCAGTGAAAGAGAGAAGATTTACCGGCACCGGCTGAAGAGAGTTGTCTAGTAATTTACATTGTTGATTATGTTCTGGATTTCAGATTTGATGTGAAAAATGATGGAATCAGTTAAAGAGGCCAATTAGGTGAGTAAAAGCGCCATATATTTCTTTGCCGAATATCCCGTCGAGTTCGCCGCCTGGGCAGGACTGGCGGCTATCATCCGGGAGGTCAGGCCAGACCTTACCTTAACACTCATTTACGCCCGAGAGAAGCTCAGTTCTAACTACGAGTGGGACTTCATCCTGAAAAGGTTCGATAGCGCCCATGAGATAACACGCATTGCATGGGCGGGCAACTGGAGAGCCGGCATCACCGGGAAGAATCTCTACTTATCACTACGGCAGGGTTTTCCCGCGGCACGACGGGTGGCAGCCGAGTTAAAAGCTATCTCTTTCCAACCAGATTCGCTGGCTTTCGTTTTTAACGGCCTGACTCTAAACGAGATGCTCTTCTTAAGGAGGATAAAGTCAGCAGCCGGTGTGAATTCAGTCCTCATTACCGAGCAAAGGGATGATTTGCTGTTGAGTGACTATGTACCCAATTATAGTCAGGCGTACTATTTCAATCTTTATTCACACTTCTTTGGGACGGCCTACCTCGATATGTTCTGGTTGAGAACCAAAGATGGAGGGACAGGACAGCGCGATGCCAGATTCCGGACCAGGCCAGCCGATTTCGTCTTCAGGGGAATCTACGCTCCAAAACGCTGCGGTCTGAAACGGGGACAGACATTTATCCCCCTTTACATGAAGGACAGGACACCGGCAGCCAGCAGCCAGAGCGTGGTGCTTTTCGGCCAGCCATTCGATTGGGAACCATCGCTAGCTACTGACGCATGCTACCACCGTTATAATGAGCTTATTGATATGATAAGAACCAAACACTCGGGAGCGAGGTTTGTCTATAAACCTCATCCTGGAGAGACCGCAGAGCAAAGGGCTAAGGTGGACTTAAAGGGTTTTGAGGTTGTGGATAACCTCAGCAGTGAGGCCCTGGTTATGCAAGACCAGACAATATCTACGACTTACGCATTTACCTCTACTTCGATATTCACCGCGGCCTGCCTTGGTGTCAAAAGCTACTTTCTCTTTCCTTTATTTGACAACAAATGTGTCCCCGAAGCTCTGATGTCACGCTATGAAGACTACTGCCGCAGTGAAGTACACCCGGAAATGTGCCTGCGCTCCGTTGACAACTTGATGGACAACAAGAATGATTACGACCCCTCAGACCTGCAGGCTCATGTGCGTACATCATCAATAAGGATGCTGGAAGTATTAGGGGTATTTGATTCCCTGGAAGATAAAGACCTTGAGCCCGGCATAACAGTAACCCCGGAGGACAGGTGGGGGAACGGGGTGCATCCCTGGCCACTCAGGCGTCTGGGGCGCATAGTGAGATGAGGACTGTTTCCGGATTAAACGAAAGAGAGCACTTTAGAACGATGACATTGAACCTTGAACTTTATAAAAAACTGTACCTGGCCAGGAGAGCCGAGGAAAAAATCCGCGAGCATTACCTGGAAGACGAGATGAAAACCCCGATGCACATGTCCATGGGAGAAGAGGCAATCGCCGCCGGAGTCTGCCAGGCTTTGCAACCAAATGACCAGGTGTTTGCTACCTACCGGTCTCACGCTATCTATCTGTCTAAAACGGGAAAGGTTGAAGACTTCTTTGCCGAGATGTACGGGAAAGACACGGCGCTATTGAAAGGTAAAGGGGGTTCCATGCACATGTGCGCCCCTGAATGCGGCTTTATGGGCACCTCGGCGATTGTCGCCAGCGTCATTCCGGTGGCGGTGGGGGCGGCTTTTGCTAATAAGCAGCAGGGTAATGGGAAAATGGTCGTCGTGTTTTTCGGAGACGGGGCCTGTGACGAGGGTACCTTCTGGGAGAGTCTAAATGTTGCCTGCCTGATGAAGTTGCCGGTCCTGTTCGTGTGCGAAGATAACGGGTTCGCGGTGCATACCGCGATTGATAAAAGACAGGGTTATGCTTCCATTACGGATATCGTCGCTAAATTCAACTGCAATGTTTTTAAGGACACCACGACCGATGCCGGGATCATTTACGGTTTGGCCCGCAAAGCGATTGTATCAATAAAAGAGACCGGGATGCCCAGCTTCATGCACTTAAAATATTACCGCTACCTGGAGCACGTCGGGGTGAACGAGGATTTCGATGCCGGCTATCGCTCCAGAGAAGAGTTTGATGAGTGGTTCAAGAATGACCCGGTAAGTTTACAGAGAAGGAAACTTCTGCGGCAGGGCATCAACGAGGAGGAGCTTCTCAGGATTGAAAAGGAGATAGATAGCC is part of the Dehalococcoidales bacterium genome and harbors:
- a CDS encoding N-acetylneuraminate synthase family protein, which produces MKVNIANRNVGEGEPCFIIAEIGINHNGDLNLAKKLIDVAASAGCDAVKFQKRTIEAVYSQEELDKPVESPFGSTYRVLKEGLEFGLDEYREIDSYCQELGIMWFASCWDKSSVDFMDRFNPPCYKIASPSLTNDDLLRHIRSKGKPVILSTGMSTFQQINHAVDILGTEDLVIMHCTSSYPSPPEELNLRVIQTLSQRYSCPVGYSGHEVGISTTIAAAVLGAKIVERHITLDRAMWGSDQAASMEPQGIQRVVTYVRTIEKAMGDGIKVVYPSEREKIYRHRLKRVV
- a CDS encoding thiamine pyrophosphate-dependent dehydrogenase E1 component subunit alpha, whose protein sequence is MTLNLELYKKLYLARRAEEKIREHYLEDEMKTPMHMSMGEEAIAAGVCQALQPNDQVFATYRSHAIYLSKTGKVEDFFAEMYGKDTALLKGKGGSMHMCAPECGFMGTSAIVASVIPVAVGAAFANKQQGNGKMVVVFFGDGACDEGTFWESLNVACLMKLPVLFVCEDNGFAVHTAIDKRQGYASITDIVAKFNCNVFKDTTTDAGIIYGLARKAIVSIKETGMPSFMHLKYYRYLEHVGVNEDFDAGYRSREEFDEWFKNDPVSLQRRKLLRQGINEEELLRIEKEIDSRIENSLRMAKEAPFADNGEVCNGVFAE